The genome window GAAAAGCCGTGCTTGTCACCGGGTCTGGAGCCGGAATTGGCTATGCGCTATGCCATGCCTTTGCCGGTGCGGGAGCCATTGTCGGACTGAATGATATCGACTCCGCGCTCTGCCAGAAAGCAGCGCAGCAGATCAATAGCGACCTCAATGTCGAACGGGTCTATCCCTATGCCTGTGATGTTGCGGACGTAGATGCGGTCGGCAAGATGTTTCAACGCTTTGTTGACGTAGCCGGACGGCTGGATATCGTGATTGCCAACGCCGGTATCACGAATTACGGCCAATTTCTCACTTATAGTCCGGAAGCATTTGATAGATTGTTGGGTGTGAATCTGCGCGGGAGCTTCTTTACGGCGCAATACGCGGCCAATAGTATGATTGAGGCACATATTCCTGGACGCATCATTTTAATGTCCTCTGTAACCGGCATCCAGGCGCATGCAAATCTGGGAGCGTATGGAATCACCAAGGCAGGCATTCGGATGATGGCGAAAATCATTGCGCAGGAAGTGGGCAAATATGGCATTACCGCTAACGCCATCAGTCCGGGAGCGATCCTCACCGAACGCACGCTAAAAGATGACCCAAATTATGAAAGGAATTGGGCCAGTGTGACTCCAACAGGGCGTGTCGGATACGTGGAAGATGTCGTGGCAGCTGCCCTCTATCTTGCCTCACCAGAAGCACGCCATGTGACCGGGCAAACTCTGGTAGTTGATGGCGGGTGGACGTTGCAGAGTCCTCTGCCAGCAGATCATCCAGACCTGCCCGGATATTCTTCACAATTGAGGTGAGTACCTGGGCGGTCTTGCCTATTCGTCTAACCGGCTAACTTTGTGCCGTGAAATCGATGGTGATAACGACCTTGTTTTGCGCAATAGCGATATTTGCCAGATTGGGCGGCTGCATGCCGAAATCGGTCATGTAGATGGTGCTGGTGGCCGTTCCCGTTATCGTATTGCCCACAACCTTGCCCTGCACATCGAACGTCTCTTTGTTCGTTTTGCCGTGCATCGTCAGGTTCCCAATCAATTGAAAGTGAACCGCCTGCCCATCGCTATAACTTGCCGGTAGGCCCTGCGTGCTGACAGAAACGAATGTGGCATAAGGATACATATCGGTTTGCAGCGTATTGCGTTGTATATAGTTATCGCGCATACTCGAATCTGATTGCAACGTTCTCAAGTCGACCTGAATAGTCATGCCTGCAACGAGGGGATTATTGCCGGTTCGTATTTTGAAACTGCCCTGTACCGAATGGGTCGTACCGACGGCATCATTATTGGGCTTATTCTGGATGATCAGATTTTCGTATACGCTGTAAGATGCCGTGGTCTGACCGGGCACGATCTGAAATGTTTCCAGGCCGGTTGATGGAATAGGAGTAGGAGTAACCGTTATGGCCCCAGGTGCGACATGGGACTGTGATTGGCTGACGGCACTCGCGAAACGTGATGTGTAAATTAAGCCTGCAATAATTAAGATAATAACCAGGACAAGGCCACCTCCGGCCCACCAGATGTAGCGTTTTTTCATGGGTTCCTCCTTGAAGTGCAGTAAGCATGCCGGAATAGTAACAGAGATTTCTTGAACTGTATACAGATAAGCTGACCCTAAATATCCCATCTCTTCCCAGGAGGAGAAGAGATGGTACTCGGAACTGGTTCTTGCTATGAGCAGGATCGTCCAGGACCGGCTAGAGATCAGGTGTCACAACCGGCAATCGTAGTTCACGTTGATCGGATTACCGGTATGTGGCACCAGCCTATTAATGGATGTCGATGCTTGTGGCAGTGATGCTTCCATCGCTGTTGTGCGTTCCCATGACGCTAATCTGGGAGCCAGCTTTGATAGCGCTCGCGCTGACAGTTTTGCCAGCCTGTGTGTACTGGGTACTGGCTGTCGTGTGGATCGTGACGGAACTGCCACTTGCCGTTTTAGCCACGATCGTATTGCCGTTCACGCTCGATACAGTCAGTTGCTCGCACTGACCCTGCCCGCCTGCTCCCGGTCCGGCAAACAACGACTGAGGGCCATTGTTAGCCCCTGGTATGGTAATCTGCGCCTGGGAATTGGCGAAGTTACCCTGGGATGCGGACAGCGTCTGAGTGCTGTTAGAGCTTCCCTGGGAGAGCGCATTGGCAGTACTCGTGCCATGAAGCGTGCCCAGTATCGTACCGGCTGCCAGGGCAAGCATGAAAGCAAACGCCAGCCCGCCAATCAGGAGCCAGTTACGACCGCGATGCTGTACGTCCGGTTGGCTCAGGTGTGGCGAGCTCCACTGCTCATGGTCTTCCATAAATTTTCCTCCTTTCCCTAGAAATGGACTGGTGCAGCGAGAGATTTCGCCGCACTCTGAGTGTAGGCTGCTAGCATGTGAAATATATTGGATAATTATGTGATTTTTCTCATCATTTCGGGCCAGGTAGAGTTCTTTGAAGAACATTCATCCTTCTCTCTTCATAGCTCCAGGTTTCTGAACGCGCTGTAAGAATCTTCATGAAAGGGTGGATGTAGGTAGACTGGAGGGATTCGTGTAGTTGATCGTGATTTGTGAAGCGCTATAGGGCAGCGTATTCATGTTGCCGAATATGATAGCGACTGTACAACGCGAAGAAAAGAATACACAACAGCATCAACAGGCCGAAGGGATTGTATTGGCAACTCTGGCAGGTGCAAAATGCTGTCCTGGCAGCCCAGGCATAATACATCATGGCAATTTGATCAGTCCCATCTGCACTTTGAGGGCGATAATGCGATGCAGTGATTGCAGTAAGCGTTCGTGCGAGATGCGCCCCGATTGAACAGCAGCGGTAACGGCGGCGACAACCGCGGCCAGGCGATCAGGCTCAATAGGGCATTCTACGATGTCGTTCCCCGCCAGAATAGCCCGCACGCTTGCCTCGGCAATCCCCTGGGCCGGGTCGCTATATCCCTGCTGCTGCATGAACTGGATCAGGCCCTGGGCGTCCATTGCATCGGTGACGACGACTCCTTGATATCCCAGTTGACCACGCAACACCTGGTTCACCAGTATGGGCGAGAGCGAGGCTGGTTCCTGTGCATCATAGGCCGGAACGATGACGTGGGTCACCATAATCATTCCAGGATGGTGCGACAGCAGGTTGCGGAACGAGGCGAAGTCGATGTTGTTGAGTTCAGACTGGGAATGGGTAATCGTCGGCAATCCATAATCCGGATTGGCCGGCGCGGAGCCGATCCCGGGCCAGTGCTTCAACGTCCCCTCGACGCCATGCTGCTGCAAGCCATCGAGAAATGCCCCGGCATAGGTCGTTACCTGGCCGACCGTCGTGCCGAACATGCGGCTCTCGCTGATGGCGCCACCTTGATAAATGTCTGCCAAAGGCGCGAAATCGGTGTTGATGCCGGCGGCGAGCAGGCGGGCGGCGTCAAGCTGCGCCTGCGCATATGCCTGCTGAGAATTGCCGCTGGCTGCCAGCACCTGTGGTGAAGGCGTTGGACCGTAATAGGGGGAGAGGCGATCAACAATTCCCCCTTCCTCATCTGTGGCGATGATCAGCGGCTGGTTGGCGTGCGATTGAACGTCGTGTACCAGTTGAGTGAACCCGCTCAAGGTTGTCGGCATAAGTGGGCCACCATTGTAGGCGTTGAAGATGATGGCGTTAGCGATATCCCATTGTTGCAAGGGTTGGTTCAGAGCGCTCGTATAGCCATTCGTATAAACTGCCAGCATGAGCAACTGGCCAATCTGCTGCGTCTGAGTCAGGTGATTGATATACATGTCGATGCGCTGGCTTAGTGATGCTGTAGCAGTAGGGCTGGCCATCATGGTAGGAGTGGAGCCGGGTGTAGCAGTAGGGGTGGGTGTGGCCGTATGAGGGGTGATTGTAACCGTGCCTGGCGTGCCTGCGCTGGTTTGACCACAGGAAGCCGAAAGTACCAGAATGGCTAACAGGGCGAGAACGGGCAAAAGCCGCCCATAAAAATTGCGTATATATTCCATAGTTTTTACTCAGTTCTATATAAGGCCGCGAGTCACCTGCCTGCGCTTCTCTCCACACAAAGTCTGATTGAGCGCATAAAGCTTGTCGCCAGTGTGAGCAACATTGCAGTGCCGCATATACTATAGAAAACGTTGCATATGATCAGAAAGTCATCAACAATTCAGAGCGGCAAAAGCATATGTGCATGCTGCTGAGAACGTTCGAACTGCTCTCATTGATATATATCGACCAGGCGGGTAAAATGTGATGACTCGTTAAAAAATCCCTTTCGCAACATCGGAGCCTGGTACATGCAGCGTTTTAACATCAGTCAGAAAGTCAGTGTCAGTATTATTTTTGTCGCCGCCATGTTCATGAGCATCATGGACTCGACCATCGTCAATGTCGCTCTTCCCTCATTAAGCCGTGATTTTCACGCGCCGGGCACTTCAATCGATGCCGTCGTTGTGGGGTATCTTGTCAGTCTCGCCATTATTATCCCCGCTTCGGGCTGGTTAGGTGATCGCCTGGGCACGAAGCGTATTTTCTTGACTGCGCTGGCACTCTTTACCGTGTCGTCAGCGCTCTGCGGGTTGGCAACGAGCCTGCCGATGCTCGTCGGGTTTCGCCTCTTACAAGGTATGGGAGGAGGCGCGATGACGCCGGTGGGAACCGCAATCCTGTACCGCACATTCCCGCCGGAGGAACGCGTTCAAGTATCGCGCATCCTCAATATTCCGACGGTATTTGCGCCGGCCACTGGCCCGGTTCTTGGTGGCCTGCTGATCGTGAACTTCTCGTGGCGCTGGGTTTTCTATGTCAATGTCCCTATCGGTATTCTGGCGTTTCTCTTCGGCATCCTCTTCTTGCAGGAGTATCGAGGGCAAGATACCAAATCTTTCGACCTGTACGGCTTCCTGCTGGCGGGCATAGGTCTCGCTCTGTTCATGTATGCCTTAAGTGAAGGGCCGAATTATAGCTGGACATCGCCGGCCATTATGGGAACCGGGATCATAGGGCTGATCTGTTTGATAATCTTTATCCCGCTTGAACTGCGCTCAACACATCCGATACTGGACCTACGCCTGTTTCGCAATCGAGCATTCCGTACCTGCAACCTGGTTTCGCTCTTCTCTACGGCAGGTTTTCTTGGCCTGCTCTTTGCGGCCCCTCTGTTCCTCCAACAAGGTCGTGGCGTTTCCGCGCTTACCTCCGGGCTGACGACATTTCCAGAAGCGGTAGGTGTCCTCATCTCTACCCAGATCGTGACGCGCCTCTATCCTGACGTTGGACCGCGCCGGCTTATCGCAATCGGCCTCACCGGTGTGGCCATTGTTATGGGGCTTATGAGTCTGATCGGACAGGATACGACTCTCTGGCTGATGCGCGCGTTAATATTCCTGACGGGAGCGGGCATGGCTTTCTCATTCACATCTGTGCAGGCTGCCGCTTTCGCGACCATCTCAACATCAGAAACCGGCCAGGCCTCGGCGCTCTTCAATGCACAGCGACAGATTGGCGCCTCACTCGGTGTTGCCCTCCTCAGCACTGTAATTAGCGTCGTGGGCATAACGCAGCTCAGTGCGAGTGGTACAATTGTACCCAACCTTACATCGTATCATGCGGCGTTCATTGCCGCGGCCATGCTTGCATTCATCGGTGCCTGTATAGGGCTGACTGTGCATGATAGCGATGCCGCGGCCACCATGCGACGCAGGGTTCGGCGTTCCGAGAAAGAGCGTATTGCTGAACCGGTATCAAGTACAGTGCAGGCCGATTGATTTCAGTTGCGCTGATTTCTAACTTCCCTGGATGGTATTTGTTGACAACAATAGCAAAAGGCGGACTATGATACCATCAGGAAGCGCGGCTTAGCAGAGAAAGCTGGCAAGAAAAATAAAATGGAAATATATACATGCAGAAGGAAAAATGACTCATGCAGGCACAAGAATCTTCAGAAGGTATGACGCGATTACAGGGATTTGAGGAATTTGTAGGCACTATCATGCAGGATTGGAAGGTGCCAGGGTTGGCTATTTCTATCATCAAAGATGGTGAAATTATTTTCTCAAATGGCTTCGGCAAACGAGATGTGGATGGCGGACTCGAAGTAACGCCGCAAACGCTCTTTCCTATCGCATCCTGTAGCAAGGCCTTTACAACGACCGCGATGGCAATGCTGGCGGATGAAGGAAAGCTGGATTGGGATACGCCGGTAAAGCATTATCTGCCGTCGTTCAAACTCTACGATTTGTTTGCCACCGAACACATGACGCCTCGTGACCTCGTGACGCATCGCTCCGGCCTGCCGCGTCACGATCTGATGTGGTATAACTCCTCTGCCACCCGGCAAGAGCTGTTCGAGCGCCTGCAATACCTTGAGCCGAGTAAGGATTTGCGAGCTGTCTTACAGTACCAGAACCTGATGTATATGGTGGCGGGCTACCTGGTCGGGCAGCTTTCCGGGCAAAGCTGGGAAGAATTCGTACAGCAGCGCATCTTTGACCGCCTGAAGATGAACAGCAGCCTGTTCTCGACAGATGCGGCGCAGGAGACGTCCGATTTCTCTTTCCCCTATAAAGAGGAGAAGGATGAGGTCAAGAAAATTCCGTTTTACGAGGGCCAATGGTCGATTGCTCCTGCCGGTGGGATCATATCCAACGTGGCAGATTTGAGCAAATGGATACTGCTCCAGCTGAACAAGGGCAAGCACGAAGGCGCACAGGTTGTTTCTGAAAATCAGGTCGTCCAGATGCACATGCCGCAAATGGTGGCGCCCGTGACTTTCCCATTTGCCGAAGTACCAATATCCAGCTATGGCCTTGGCTGGTTTGTCGAACCGTACAGGGGACACATGATGGCCGAACATGGTGGCAATATCGACGGCTTCAGTTCGCTTGTTACCCTGCTGCCTGATCAGAACATCGGGGTGGTCGTGCTCACCAACCTGAATCAAAATCCTGTACCCCTCATTCTCACCTACAACATCTGTGATCGCCTGTTGGGATTGGATGAAGTGCCATGGAGCGATCGCTTGAAGAAATTCTGGACGGACATCAAAGAGGCCCAGGAAAAGGGGAAAGAGAAAACCGAGGCCGACCGGGTTCCCAACACACGTCCATCCCATTCGCTCGATGCCTACACCGGCGAGTACGAGCATCCTGGCTACGGCATCTTCGCGGTCGAATTGGAAGGCGACCGGTTGCTAGGGACATTCAATTCGATGACCTTCCCACTCAAGCACTACCACTATGACACCTTCGAGCTGTTTCTCGAAAAGTTCGATGTGCATATGAAAGTCTCTTTCTTTACTAATGTCAGGGGCGATATCGACACTCTGAGCGCGCCGCTCGAAGAAACCGTGAAAGATATCGTCTTCCACCGCCTGCCGCCCAAAGATATGACCGGCAAACACTTCCTCGAACGCTTTGTTGGTGAATACGAGGTAATGGGTTTGACGATGACGATTGCCCTCAAGGGAGAGCATTCGCTGATGGTATCTCTTCCCATGCAGCCCGAGTTCGAACTGGTTGCCTACAAGGGCAACACCTTCCACGTCAAGGGACTCTCCGGCTACAGCATCGAATTCAAGCTCGATGAAACAGGTAAGGTGACCGGGGCAATTGTAGAGCAACCGTTTGGTGTAGCAACTGCTACCAGGAAAGCGGAATAGCATAGGACCAGGCGCGACTTTCCGGTGGCATGTCGTCGAAAAGTCGCGCCTGTCCCAGGCTATTTG of Ktedonobacteraceae bacterium contains these proteins:
- a CDS encoding DUF5666 domain-containing protein, whose amino-acid sequence is MEDHEQWSSPHLSQPDVQHRGRNWLLIGGLAFAFMLALAAGTILGTLHGTSTANALSQGSSNSTQTLSASQGNFANSQAQITIPGANNGPQSLFAGPGAGGQGQCEQLTVSSVNGNTIVAKTASGSSVTIHTTASTQYTQAGKTVSASAIKAGSQISVMGTHNSDGSITATSIDIH
- a CDS encoding YceI family protein, giving the protein MKKRYIWWAGGGLVLVIILIIAGLIYTSRFASAVSQSQSHVAPGAITVTPTPIPSTGLETFQIVPGQTTASYSVYENLIIQNKPNNDAVGTTHSVQGSFKIRTGNNPLVAGMTIQVDLRTLQSDSSMRDNYIQRNTLQTDMYPYATFVSVSTQGLPASYSDGQAVHFQLIGNLTMHGKTNKETFDVQGKVVGNTITGTATSTIYMTDFGMQPPNLANIAIAQNKVVITIDFTAQS
- a CDS encoding glycoside hydrolase family 3 N-terminal domain-containing protein; the encoded protein is MEYIRNFYGRLLPVLALLAILVLSASCGQTSAGTPGTVTITPHTATPTPTATPGSTPTMMASPTATASLSQRIDMYINHLTQTQQIGQLLMLAVYTNGYTSALNQPLQQWDIANAIIFNAYNGGPLMPTTLSGFTQLVHDVQSHANQPLIIATDEEGGIVDRLSPYYGPTPSPQVLAASGNSQQAYAQAQLDAARLLAAGINTDFAPLADIYQGGAISESRMFGTTVGQVTTYAGAFLDGLQQHGVEGTLKHWPGIGSAPANPDYGLPTITHSQSELNNIDFASFRNLLSHHPGMIMVTHVIVPAYDAQEPASLSPILVNQVLRGQLGYQGVVVTDAMDAQGLIQFMQQQGYSDPAQGIAEASVRAILAGNDIVECPIEPDRLAAVVAAVTAAVQSGRISHERLLQSLHRIIALKVQMGLIKLP
- a CDS encoding SDR family NAD(P)-dependent oxidoreductase, with the protein product MNTFSGKAVLVTGSGAGIGYALCHAFAGAGAIVGLNDIDSALCQKAAQQINSDLNVERVYPYACDVADVDAVGKMFQRFVDVAGRLDIVIANAGITNYGQFLTYSPEAFDRLLGVNLRGSFFTAQYAANSMIEAHIPGRIILMSSVTGIQAHANLGAYGITKAGIRMMAKIIAQEVGKYGITANAISPGAILTERTLKDDPNYERNWASVTPTGRVGYVEDVVAAALYLASPEARHVTGQTLVVDGGWTLQSPLPADHPDLPGYSSQLR
- a CDS encoding MDR family MFS transporter codes for the protein MQRFNISQKVSVSIIFVAAMFMSIMDSTIVNVALPSLSRDFHAPGTSIDAVVVGYLVSLAIIIPASGWLGDRLGTKRIFLTALALFTVSSALCGLATSLPMLVGFRLLQGMGGGAMTPVGTAILYRTFPPEERVQVSRILNIPTVFAPATGPVLGGLLIVNFSWRWVFYVNVPIGILAFLFGILFLQEYRGQDTKSFDLYGFLLAGIGLALFMYALSEGPNYSWTSPAIMGTGIIGLICLIIFIPLELRSTHPILDLRLFRNRAFRTCNLVSLFSTAGFLGLLFAAPLFLQQGRGVSALTSGLTTFPEAVGVLISTQIVTRLYPDVGPRRLIAIGLTGVAIVMGLMSLIGQDTTLWLMRALIFLTGAGMAFSFTSVQAAAFATISTSETGQASALFNAQRQIGASLGVALLSTVISVVGITQLSASGTIVPNLTSYHAAFIAAAMLAFIGACIGLTVHDSDAAATMRRRVRRSEKERIAEPVSSTVQAD
- a CDS encoding serine hydrolase; translation: MQAQESSEGMTRLQGFEEFVGTIMQDWKVPGLAISIIKDGEIIFSNGFGKRDVDGGLEVTPQTLFPIASCSKAFTTTAMAMLADEGKLDWDTPVKHYLPSFKLYDLFATEHMTPRDLVTHRSGLPRHDLMWYNSSATRQELFERLQYLEPSKDLRAVLQYQNLMYMVAGYLVGQLSGQSWEEFVQQRIFDRLKMNSSLFSTDAAQETSDFSFPYKEEKDEVKKIPFYEGQWSIAPAGGIISNVADLSKWILLQLNKGKHEGAQVVSENQVVQMHMPQMVAPVTFPFAEVPISSYGLGWFVEPYRGHMMAEHGGNIDGFSSLVTLLPDQNIGVVVLTNLNQNPVPLILTYNICDRLLGLDEVPWSDRLKKFWTDIKEAQEKGKEKTEADRVPNTRPSHSLDAYTGEYEHPGYGIFAVELEGDRLLGTFNSMTFPLKHYHYDTFELFLEKFDVHMKVSFFTNVRGDIDTLSAPLEETVKDIVFHRLPPKDMTGKHFLERFVGEYEVMGLTMTIALKGEHSLMVSLPMQPEFELVAYKGNTFHVKGLSGYSIEFKLDETGKVTGAIVEQPFGVATATRKAE